From Hydra vulgaris chromosome 15, alternate assembly HydraT2T_AEP, one genomic window encodes:
- the LOC136091742 gene encoding protein FAM200C-like: MPTMLEQRINEPGRLEAHLKAKHKDQINSNLNYFQIVKKNYEKRETLKSLVIAHNININRTLEASYQISLLIAKSGKNHTIGEQLIKPSISTLVKTVSGKDDQDVKTMPLSNNTVSRRIDEMSKYVEIQLIEKLKTRLFLVQMDESTLRDSEAVLSKYVRYIDNNDFAEEILFCTSLKKQHYR, from the coding sequence atgCCAACAATGCTTGAGCAACGAATCAATGAACCAGGTCGTCTTGAAGCACATTTGAAGGCAAAACATAAAGATCAAATTAATTCAAACttgaattattttcaaattgtaaagaaaaattatgaaaaaagagaAACTTTAAAGTCTCTTGTTATTGctcataatattaatattaatcgTACTCTTGAGGCTAGCTATCAAATTTCATTACTCATCGCTAAATCTGGGAAAAATCATACAATAGGAGAGCAGTTAATCAAGCCTTCAATATCAACATTAGTTAAAACTGTTTCTGGAAAAGATGACCAAGACGTGAAAACCATGCCACTAAGTAACAATACTGTCAGCAGAAGAATCGATGAAATGAGTAAATATGTTGAAATAcaacttattgaaaaattaaaaacaagactTTTTTTGGTGCAAATGGATGAATCAACATTGAGAGATAGCGAAGCAGTATTATCTAAATATGTCAGATACAttgataataatgattttgctgaagaaatattattttgcaCATCATTAAAAAAGCAGCACTACCGCTAA
- the LOC136091741 gene encoding protein FAM200A-like, giving the protein MGKKNGCLKLMKDKSPDMLLVHCVIHRENLVAKNLSPVLNKIMNLVVKCINFIKASAKQERIFKLFCKENNKAYVRLLLHTEVRWLSKGYCLKRFMELFDTLSDFLSNEIEMQYLLTMDSKAYLSYLTNIFKKLNILNKELQGTNKTLVDAKAKHLKNLSADLKGRFSDLKEIDFPTWLMQPMLANLSHIFNMQYQEELAEM; this is encoded by the exons ATGGGCAAAAAAAATGGTTGCTTAAAACTGATGAAAGATAAAAGTCCAGATATGCTTCTTGTGCACTGTGTTATTCACAGGGAAAACTTAGTAGCTAAAAATCTTTCTCctgttctaaataaaataatgaacttggttgtaaaatgtattaattttattaaagcaagTGCAAAACAAGagcgcatttttaaattattttgtaaagaaaacaaCAAAGCTTATGTGAGACTTTTACTTCACACTGAGGTAAGATGGCTTTCAAAAGGATactgtttaaaaagatttatggaACTATTTGATACTCTTAGTGATTTTTTAAGCAACGAAATTGAAATGCAATATCTGTTAACAATGGATTCTAAGGCATATTTGagttatttaactaatatttttaaaaaactaaatatattgaaTAAAGAACTTCAAGGAACAAATAAAACTCTTGTTGATGCAAAAGCGAAg CATCTAAAAAACTTATCAGCTGATTTAAAAGGAAGATTTTCAGATTTGAAAGAAATTGATTTTCCAACTTGGTTGATGCAGCCAATGTTAGCTAATTTAtctcatatttttaatatgcagTACCAAGAAGAATTAGCAGAAATGTAA